In Bos indicus x Bos taurus breed Angus x Brahman F1 hybrid chromosome 23, Bos_hybrid_MaternalHap_v2.0, whole genome shotgun sequence, a single genomic region encodes these proteins:
- the LOC113881454 gene encoding putative olfactory receptor 2I1, producing the protein MCPSVLFTLITVAGTHRPVYRPSKPASFPLQGNHSTEERFLLLGFSDWPSLQPVLFVLVLLCYLLTLMGNSALVLLAVREPRLHTPMYYFLCHLALVDTGFTTSVVPPLLANLRGRALRLERGGCLAQLCASLALGSAECVLLAVMALDRAAAVCSPLRYAGLASPRLCHTLAAAAWLGGLTNSAAQTALLAARPLCAPGRVDHFICELPALLQLACDGGGQDSTERQMFAARVCILLVPSAVILASYGGVARAVWGMRTRGSRRKAVGTCGSHLTAVCLFYGSAIYTYLQPTHNYNQRRGKFISLFYTVVTPALNPLIYTLRNKEVKGAARRLLGAVGRGQDAQ; encoded by the exons ATGTGTCCATCTGTGTTGTTCACGCTCATCACAGTAGCTG GGACACATCGCCCTGTGTATCGTCCTTCCAAACCTGCGAGTTTCCCTCTTCAGGGCAACCACAGCACAGAGGAGCGCTTCCTCCTGCTGGGCTTCTCCGACTGGCCCTCCCTGCAGCCTGTGCTCTTCGTCCTCGTCCTCCTCTGCTACCTCCTGACTCTGATGGGCAACTCGGCGCTGGTGCTGCTGGCGGTGCGCGAGCCGCGACTACACACGCCCATGTACTACTTCCTCTGCCACCTGGCCTTGGTGGATACGGGCTTCACCACGAGCGTGGTGCCACCCCTGCTGGCCAACCTGCGCGGCCGGGCCCTGAGGCTGGAGCGCGGCGGCTGCCTGGCGCAGCTGTGCGCATCGCTGGCGCTGGGCTCTGCCGAGTGCGTCCTCCTGGCGGTGATGGCTCTGGACCGCGCAGCCGCCGTATGTAGTCCTCTGCGCTACGCCGGCCTCGCCTCCCCCCGCCTCTGCCACACTCTGGCCGCTGCCGCCTGGCTCGGGGGCCTCACCAACTCTGCCGCGCAAACCGCGCTGCTGGCCGCTCGGCCGCTGTGCGCGCCCGGTCGGGTGGACCACTTCATCTGCGAGCTGCCCGCGCTGCTCCAGCTGGCCTGCGACGGCGGCGGCCAGGACTCCACCGAGCGCCAGATGTTTGCTGCCCGCGTGTGCATCCTTCTGGTGCCGTCCGCCGTCATCCTGGCCTCTTATGGCGGCGTGGCCCGTGCTGTATGGGGCATGAGGACCAGAGGCAGCCGCAGGAAAGCGGTGGGCACCTGTGGGTCTCACCTGACAGCCGTCTGCCTGTTCTATGGTTCAGCCATCTACACCTACCTGCAACCCACGCACAACTACAACCAACGGCGGGGcaagttcatttctcttttctacaCTGTAGTCACACCCGCCCTCAACCCACTCATCTACACCCTCAGGAATAAGGAAGTGAAAGGGGCAGCGAGGAGGCTCCTGGGGGCTGTGGGGAGAGGACAAGATGCACAGTGA
- the LOC113881534 gene encoding olfactory receptor 10C1-like yields the protein MSTNTSVVTEFILVGFSRLADLQGLLFSFLTVYLLTVAGNLLIVLLVSADAALQTPMYFFLRNISTLEIGYTSVTVPLLLHHLLTGQRHIPCSGCALQMFFLLLFGATECCLLAAMAYDRYAAICQPLRYPLLLSQGTCLCLAGSAWACGALVGLGHTSFVFSLPFCGPKAIPHFLCEIQAVLQLVCGNTSLNELQIILAAALLILCPFGLILGSYGRILATIFRIPSAAGRLKAFSTCSSHLVVVSLFYGTTIFIYIRPKASYDPASDPLVSLFYAVVTPILNPIIYSLRNADVKAALKRTIQKIGPAGI from the coding sequence ATGTCTACAAACACCTCCGTGGTGACCGAATTCATTCTTGTCGGTTTCTCCCGCCTGGCCGACCTCCAGGGCTTACTCTTCTCCTTTCTCACCGTCTACCTGCTCACCGTGGCTGGCAACCTCCTCATCGTGCTGCTGGTCTCTGCTGACGCTGCCCTCCagacccccatgtacttcttccttcgAAACATCTCAACCCTGGAGATCGGCTACACGTCTGTCACGGTCCCCCTGCTGCTTCACCACCTCCTCACCGGTCAGCGCCACATCCCTTGCTCTGGTTGTGCTCTCCAGatgttcttccttctcctttttggTGCCACGGAGTGTTGCCTCCTGGCagccatggcctatgaccgctacgcCGCCATATGCCAACCCCTTCGCTACCCACTGCTGCTGAGCCAAGGGACATGCCTGTGTCTAGCTGGGTCAGCGTGGGCCTGTGGGGCACTGGTGGGCCTGGGCCACACCTCCTTTGTCTTCTCCTTGCCCTTCTGTGGCCCCAAGGCCATCCCACACTTCCTCTGTGAGATCCAGGCTGTCCTGCAGCTGGTATGCGGGAACACCTCTCTCAACGAACTGCAGATTATCCTGGCCGCTGCTctcctcatcctctgtccctttGGCCTCATCCTGGGTTCCTATGGGCGTATCCTGGCTACTATCTTCCGGATCCCGTCTGCTGCTGGCCGCctcaaagccttctccacctgctcctcccacctgGTGGTGGTGTCCCTTTTCTATGGCACCACCATCTTTATCTACATCCGGCCTAAGGCCAGCTATGATCCCGCCAGTGACCCTCTTGTCTCCCTCTTCTATGCTGTAGTCACCCCCATCCTCAATCCCATCATCTACAGCCTCCGGAATGCTGATGTCAAGGCTGCCCTAAAGAGAACCATCCAGAAAATAGGGCCGGCAGGGATTTGA
- the LOC113881859 gene encoding ubiquitin D-like has protein sequence MATVVDVTVHSEKWKPMTFPAHPGDRVNKIKEHVRSKTRVPVQDQVLQLGSKTLKPQRTLSSYGIDKETTIHLTLKVVKPSDEELPLVLVEPGEGGQRHELQVRRSSLVTQVKEMIKMKTAIPPKNQIVNCNGKKLEDGKIMGDYGIKKGHLLFLTYPCIGG, from the exons ATGGCCACTGTGGTCGAT GTGACTGTCCATTCTGAGAAATGGAAACCGATGACCTTCCCTGCCCATCCGGGAGACAGAGTGAATAAGATCAAGGAACATGTGCGCTCTAAGACCAGGGTTCCCGTGCAGGACCAGGTCCTCCAGCTGGGCTCGAAGACCCTAAAGCCGCAGAGAACTCTGTCATCGTATGGCATTGACAAGGAGACGACCATCCACCTCACCCTGAAGGTGGTGAAGCCCAGTGATGAGGAGCTGCCCTTGGTTttggtggagcctggtgagggGGGGCAGAGGCATGAGCTCCAGGTGCGAAGGTCCAGCTTAGTGACCCAGGTGAAGGAGATGATCAAGATGAAGACCGCTATACCCCCTAAGAATCAGATTGTGAACTGCAATGGAAAGAAACTGGAAGATGGGAAGATCATGGGAGATTATGGCATCAAAAAGGGCCATTTACTCTTCCTGACATATCCCTGCATTGGCGGATGA